The sequence CCGCCGTTTCGAGGCCGGAGCCAACGCGTTTAAGGTGCTGTGAAGCGGTCTCCAAGCGACTGTAGAGTTCCGCCCCGGCCCTGCCGATTTCGCGGGCTTCGTCAGCAAGTTGATCCTGCCGCCAAACCTGAGCAATCGTTCGCGCAATCGCGACCAGATTGGTGGGGCTGGCGAGCAGTACGCCGTTCTTGAAAGCGAAGTCCCATAGCTCTGGATCAGCCTCTAGTGCCGCCGATACGAAATGCTCGCCCGGCACAAACATCACGACATAGTCAGGCGCTTCTTCGAACTGGCTCTGATAGCTCTTCGCACCCAATTGCTGGACGTGATTGCGCATCGATTTGGCGTGCGCCGACAAAGCAACCTTGCGAACATCGTCGTCATCAGCCTCGAAGGCTTCCTGATAAGCATTCAGCGAAACCTTGGCATCGATTACCAGCTTCTTCTGACCAGGTACGTTGACGATGGCGTCAGGGCGCAGTCGTCCCTCTTCGGTATCGATCGATTGTTCGAGATCGAAATCGGTGTGCTGCGACAATCCGCATTGTTCGAGAACATTCTGCAAAGCCCGCTCGCCCCAACGCCCACGCGCTTTCGGAGCATTGGTCAGGGAATTGCCAAGCCGCTGCGCCTCGCGCCGAACCTCCTCCTGACCCAGCCGCATATTCTCAATCAGACCGGTCAGTTGCCCGAACGAGTCCACCCGTTGTTTCTCAAGGTTCGTAACCTGATCTTCGTAACTCTTCAGCCGCTGATTGACCGGCTCAAGCAGCGCCGCAACCGCTGCCTTATTGGTCTTCTCCGTATCGCCGAACTTCTCATTCGCGCGTTCGAGAAATGCTTCCTGCGCCTTGCCCAACACAGCCGCACCAGTGTTCTGAAACTCCTTCAACATCTGCTCGCGCGTATCAATCAGCGCGCGCTTTTGCTCGTCAAACCCGGCAGCCTGCGTCTTGAGCGCAGTGAGTTCTTCACGCGTCTTATCGAGGTTCTCCGCCAGCGTGTCAGCCCGCGCCGCGCGCTCGCTCATCGTGGCGAGTTCAGGTGCCATGCGGGCAACATCTTCGGAAAGCTTCTTCGCCTCGGAATCGCGCTCTTCATGGCGCGTCTTCCATTCGGCCACAGGGCGGCCGCCCACAAACCAGCCGATCCCGCCACCAAGGGCGAGGCCGACGATCAAAACAATGATGGTAATTATCAGGGGATCCATACCGCTTTTCTACGCGGAACGGAGCAAGAACGCCAGAGCGCCCTCGCAATTATTCCCCGATCAAGCGGCCTTGCGCAGCTTGTCGAGCTTCTTGAGTGCCATTTGCTTCTTCAGGCGGCTCAAATGGTCGATGAACAGGATGCCTTCGAGGTGATCCATTTCGTGCTGGATGCAGGTGGCCATCAGGCCATCAAGCTCTTCCTCATGGGTCTTGCCGTCCAAATCCTGATAGCGGACACGGCAGGTCGCGGGGCGATCCACATCAGCGTAGATTTCGGGAACTGAAAGACAGCCCTCCTGATAGGTCGCCAGATCTTCTGCCGGATCGAGAATTTCGGGATTGATGAAGGCGCGCGGGTCGTTTTTGACAGGGTAATGTTTGTGCGAGCCCTCACCATCACCGTGATCGTGGCCGCATTCTTCCGGCTCAGCATCTTCATCGGGTTCCTGCAAATCGATCACGAGTACGCGCAAAGGCACGCCCACTTGAATCGCAGCAAGGCCAATTCCGGGTGCATCATACATCGTTTCGAACATGTCTTCGACGAGCACTTTCAGCTCATCATCAAACTTTTCGACAGGAGTGGAGACGGTCTTGAGCCGTGGATCGGGAACTTCGAGGATTTCGCGGATAGCCATAATCTTGCCAGATAGGGTGCGTTTGGCGTTTTCGCAACGCCGTATTGCTAAACCGGACGCCTCGCCCTCAGCGCCTGTGCCAAAGTGCCTTCGTCGAGATAATCCAGCTCTCCGCCAACAGGCAGGCCGTGGGCCAGTTGCGTGATCCGCACAGGCCGATCTTCGAGGCGTTCAGCGATGTAATGCGCAGTGGTCTGGCCCTCCAGCGTTGCGTTCATGGCGAGAACTACCTCGTCGATGCCACCCTCGGCGACGCGGCCGATCAGCGTGTCGATGGACAGGTCTTCAGGCCGCACACCGTCGAGTGCGGACAGTCTGCCGCCCAGCACATGGTAGCGGCCGGTAAACAGTTTCGCCCGGTCGAGCGCCCATAGGTCGGCCACATCTTCCACCACGCAGAGTGATTTCTGATCGCGGCGATTGTCGGAGCAAATGCCGCAGGGATCGCGCGTATCGACATTGCCGCAGGTCGTGCATTCGACCAGATTGTCGCGCACTGCACCCAGCGCCTCAACCATTGCGGGCAGAGCAGTCTCGCGCTTCTTTACCAGCCACAAAACCGCACGCCGTGCCGAGCGCGGGCCAAGGCCGGGCAGCCGGGCCAGTGCGGCGGCGAGTGTTTCGATCTCTTGCGATGCCATACCTGCGCAGATAGGGGGTGTGAGCTGATTTAGGAAGGCCGCGAACAACATGCGTATCATCTTCATGGGAACGCCCGATTTCGCGGTCCCTACCCTCACGGCCTTACATGAGGCGGGACACACGGTGGTGGCCGCCTATACCCAGCCGCCGCGCCGTGCGGGCCGGGGTAAGAAGCTGCAACCCTCGCCGGTTCAGATCGCGGCGGAAAATCTGGGGATTGCGGTGCGCTGCCCCACAAGTTTGAAGAGCGAAGAAGCGCAGGCCGAGTTTGCAGAGTGTGCGCCTGATATTGCAGTCGTCGCGGCGTACGGGATGATCTTGCCGCAGGCCGTACTGGACATTCCGGCGCATGGCTGCCTGAATGTCCACGCCTCGTTGCTGCCCGCATGGCGCGGCGCAGCGCCGATCCAACGCTCGATTCTCGCAGGTGATGCGGAAACGGGCGTGACGATTATGCAGATGGAGGCGGGACTTGATACCGGCCCTATGCTGGCGACTGCGCGGACCCCGATTGAGGACAAGACTGCTGGTGGACTGACCGAAGAGCTTGCGGAGATCGGCGCGCAGTTGATGGTCAGCACACTTGCCGAATTGGCCACACTGAGCGCGATGGCGCAGAACGATCAAGCCGCCAGCCACGCGCCCAAGATCGACAAGGCCGAGGCAAAAATCGACTTCTCTCAAAGCGCAAATATTATCGAACGCCAGATCCGTGCCTTCGCGCCCTTCCCCGGTGCGTGGTTCGAACTGGACGGTGAGCGAATCAAGGTTCTGGCAGCAGAAGTCACCGCATCTGGAGGCGACGCCGGAACCACGCTCGATGACCAGCTCACTATCGCCTGCGGTACTTCAGCGATCCGCCCGGCCCGCATCCAGCGCGCCGGCAAGCCAGTGATGGATGCAGCAGACTTTCTTCGCGGCAAACAGGTCCCAGCGGGCACAAAACTCGGGTGACCCGCTTCGCACTCACTCTGGAATTTGACGGCACGCCGTTTCTGGGTCTGCAGCGGCAGGATCAGGGCCTTACCGTGCAGCAGGTCGTCGAAGATGCGGTCCGTGCAATTACAGGTGACGATGCGCGTATGCATGCTGCGGGCCGCACCGATTCTGGTGTCCATGCGCTCGCCATGCGGGCGCACATCGATATCGAGAAGCCAATCGATCCGTTTCGCTTGTCGGAAGCGCTCAATTCGGTAATGCGGCCTCGCCCTGTTGCCGTTACCCATTGCGAAGTGGTCGCGGATGATTGGCACGCGCGATTCAGTTGCGTCGGCCGCAGCTACATCTACCGGATCAGAAACCGCCGCGCGCCGCTGACTGTTGAGGCCAACCGAGCCTGGCAAATCTCAAAGCCGTTGGATGAAAATGCCATGCAGGACGCCGCTCAGATACTGGTCGGGCGGCATGATTTCACCACCTTCCGTTCGGCCCATTGCCAAGCGCCCGATCCGGTTAAGACACTGGACCGGCTGGACGTCCGCCGTGAAGGTGACTTGCTGCTGATAGAGGCCGAAGCGCGCAGCTTCCTGCACCATCAGGTTCGCTCGATGGTCGGCTGCCTATCGCTGGTCGGAATCGGTAGCTGGGACGCCAAAAAAATGGGCCAAGCTCTTGCCGCAAAAAACCGGCATGAACTTGGCCTCAATGCCCCTCCACAGGGGCTGTACTTCGTGTCGGCGAGTTACCCCGAAGAATAGCCCGCCGATACCAATTACTCCTGCATTTCACCGCCGAATGACTTACCGAAAAAGTCACCCTTCAGCCAGACGGGACGCTCGTCCATATTGGCGACAGAACGCGTGATATCGTGGTTCACATCCGTGAAGCGCTTGAGCTGGGTGAAGTCGATCAGGCCAACTTCGTCAGATGGCTTGTGATAGTGGTTTTCAAGGAAATCAGCCTGCGCCGCAGCGCCATCGCCGCCATGACCTGTAACCAGGAACAGTGAAGGCACGCCCTGTTGGACAAAACTGTACTGGTCACTGCGTGTGAACAGGCCCTGCTCCGGAACTGGGTCCGGGCTCAGCTTCATGCCTGCTGCTTCCACCGCTGCTTCGATCGGTCCGATCATCGTGCTGCGCTCCGCACCGAAGGCTACGACGTCCTTCAGTTCATAAGTCACAATCGGCATATCGAGGTTGATGTTCGCAACCGGCTTGCCGCCCATCGGTAGCGGATTGCGCGCCATGTAATCTGAACCAACCAGTCCCTTTTCCTCTGCCGTCAAAGCGACAAACAGGATCGGGCGGCGGGCCGGATTGTTGACCATCAAACGCGCAACTTCGAGCATGGAGGCAGTGCCGGTGGCATTATCCATAGCGCCGTTGTTGAGACTGTCGATCAGTTCGGGCGCTTCTTCTTCACCGTCTTTGGGCTCTGGATAGGTCCCGTGATCATCATCCACACCAGTGTGGTCGAGATGCGCAGTCACAATGACATATTCATCCGCAAGCGCAGGGTCGGTGCCGGGGATGTAACCGACCACGTTGGGGCTGGTCGTAAGCTCGCTAGTGCTGCCCCACGAAACTTTCGCGGTCACTCCCATGTCGAAACTGGCGACCGAGGCCAACTCGTCAGCTTCAAACTTTGTCAGATCTTCCCAGCTTACTTGTTGCCCTTCGAACAATTTTTCCGAAAGCTCGGGGCTGAGGATCGCGCTTGCCTGAATGTTGGGCGACGAGGAGAAGGAAGTACCTTCTGGTGTCGCCCAATTCATGGATGTGGAACCGCTCACAAAGCGCTTCACCACCGAAAACGGAAACTGAGCTGAAGATTTAGGAGTGAACAGCATCATCCGCCCGATGGCACCGCGTTCGGAAAGGCGCTCGTTCTGAGTGGAGCGGAAATGCGCGCGCTCTTCGGAATTAAGGCCCGATGGCGCGCCGCGCAAAACAACAGCAATTTTGCCTTTGAGGTCGACCCCTTCGAAGTCATTCTGCTCGTAACCTTCCGCTGCAAAGCCGAAGCCTACGAAGACCAGTTCGCCTTCAATCTCGCCGCTGGTGCCAATCTTGCCGTAGCTAACGAAGTCATCGCCGAAGGCCAGATCATCGGGAAGGTCTTTACCTGTCAGGATCAGTCCAGCGTCTTCTGCACCTGTCGATTTGCCGGTGATGAGCGGAACGTTCTGGAAGTATGTGCCGTTGTCGCCGCCTTGCTTGACGCCGATCGCGGCGAATTGACCCGCAACATAGCCAGCCGCCATTGCATAGGTGGCAGAGCCAGCTTCGCGGCCTTCGAGCGAATCGTCAGCAAGAAAATTGACGTCAGCTTCGAGACGGCCTTCGTCAGCCGTTGCCGCAGCTTCGGCAGTCGCTGTGACTGCGTGGCCATCATTCGCGATGGCAGTTCCGGTAAATCCGCCGAACGCGGCGAGCACGATTGCGCCCGAAATAAGGTATTTTTGCATCTTGGTAGTCCCCTAGTTTGCTCGCCTTTTCTGACAGATCAGAAGGGCAGGCACCAGACCCCCTTGTCGGCAAGAATCCGCACTTCGTCGGACAATTGCCAAGATCATTGCTTGCAAGGCCGGTTGCAAAGCCGCACCTAGTCGGCAGAAAAACAATCAACCGATTCTGGAGAGACAGCCATGACTACTGCCGTTCGCCGCATTCTAAGCACCTTGGGTTCCGACGATACGATCACTGTCGAAGTGGCCGATCACGAGCTTCCCGATCCAACTGGTCATCAGGTACTGGTGAAAGTCGAAGCCGCGCCGATTAACCCATCCGACCTCGGCCTGCTGATGCCGGGTGCTGATCTTGAGAATGCCGATTACTCTCCTGGCAAGCTGGTCGCAAAAATGCCGCCGGGTTCTTCCAAGCGGATGGCCGGACGTGTTGGCACGGCGATGCCAGCCGGCAATGAAGGCGCTGGAACCGTAATCGCTGCAGGTGAAGACGCACAGAACATGATTGGCCAGAAGGTCGCCTGCGTAACCGGTGAACTGTTCGCAACACACGTTATGGCTGATGCGCGCATGTGCATGCCTTTGGGTGATCTTACCGCCGAACAGGGCGCATCTGCCTTTGTTAACCCCATGACAGCACTCGGCTTTGTCGAAACCGCGCGCCGCGAAGGTCAAAAGGCAATTATCCATTCCGCTGCTGCCTCGAACTTGGGCCAGATGCTGAATAAGATTTGTCAGGAAGACGGTTTCGATCTGATCAACATCGTCCGCAAGCAGGAACAGGCCGATATCCTCAAAGGCCTTGGCGCCAAGTACATTGTGAACTCGTCCGACGATGATTTCATGGTTCAGTTGATGGCGGCCATCGAGGAAACCGGCGCTTACATCGGTTTCGATCCGATCTTCGGCGGCACGATGGTCAACACGATCTTCACCGCAATGGAAGCAGTCGCGGTCAAGACGCAAGAATACAGCCGTTACGGCTCGACCCAGCAGAAGCGGATGTATGTTTACGGCGTACTGAACGTCGCGCCAATGTCGCTTATGCCGGGCTACGGCTTTGCATGGGATCTGTCGGGCTGGCTGCTTACGCCGTTCCTTGCCAGCGCTGGACAGGAAGGCGTGCAGAAGATGCAGCACCGCGTTTTGAGCAACATCACCACGACCTTCGCCAGCAGCTATGTGGCCAAGATTGACCTCGACGAAATGCTGACCAAGGAGGCTGCGATGGCCTATGACGCCAAGGCTACTGGCGAGAAGTATCTCGTCGTCCCTTGAGAGCTGTGGCAAAAATACGTGAAAAGAATATTTTAAGTCCTTTCACCTAACCCCTTAGTCGGCCCTTCTGCACGCAGGTGGACGGGCCGACAGGGGACGTAATGAATCGCATTAGTCAATTTCTCCGCCATCCAAGGATGCGCGATCTTACTATGCTACACCTCGTCGATCACGAGGTTGCGGAGCATGACAAGGAGTGGTTCGCACGCTGCCAGCTCTATCATTCAGCAGCTTTTCCTTATTTGATGTATGATCTGGTGCGGCTGATCTTAGGCATCGCGGTCTATCAAGCATTTTTTCCGGTTACCTATACCATCATGCTAGCTTTCTGCGGCGGAATCATCGTGGCGCGGCAATATGTGATCGAAAAGCACATCCACGATGAGAGTCGCTCGCATGTCGAGAATTTCAGAGCGATGCGTCAGCTGATCGTTGCTCGGGCAACCGTCTGGGGATTGGTGATTTTTGCCGGTCTTTCGATGGCCCCGAACAGCATGCTGTTGCCGCTGGTCGCCGCTGGCATGCTCACGATGTTCATCGACAGCCTGTGCATGATCGCAATGCCAAAGCGCGCCTTACTGACCGTCACGATCCATTCCTGCGCAATCGCCATCCCACTTTTCGCCCTAGGGACTGGCACATCGCTCCTCACGGCAGTCGTCGCCCTGAGCGCGATTCCGTTTATGCATTGGGCGCTGTTCAACCTGAATTACATGTTCGCAACGCGCCGACTGCGCACCCGCGCAGTGAGCGAGGCAAAGGACACCATCCAGCTCTTGCTCAATCAGTATGATCAAGAGGGCAGCGACTGGTTGATGGAATGCGACAGGGATGGCCGCATCCTCCGTCCAAATGATCGCTTCTGCACGGCTGCGGGCCGCAGCGCCGAAGAAATGGACGGCCTGCGGCTATCGCTGATCTTTGACCCTTCTCCCGAACGGGATAAATTACGCGAAATAGGCTTGCGCGAAGAAGCATTCCGCGATCTCGTCCTGCCACTAACAGTGCACGGCAAGAAGGCTTGGTGGTCGATCGCAGCGCGTCCGATCTATGACCGTAGCGGCGAATTGACTTGCTGGCGCGGATTTATGGCCGACGTCACGCGTACCCGCGAGGCGGAAGAGAAAGTCACTTTCATGGCGCATTATGATGTGCTGACCAACCTACCCAATCGCAGCCTGTTCAACACCACACTCAGCCGCGCGTTCAACCGCCGCAATAATGCTGACCTGCTGGCAGTTCTTTATGTCGATCTTGATCACTTTAAGTCGATCAATGACACGCATGGCCACGGCGTTGGTGATGATGTGCTAGCGGAGGCTGGTCAGCGGATCGAACGTGCGGTGAATGCCAACGCCATGGTCGCAAGACTTGGCGGCGACGAATTCGCCGTCCTGCTGGAAAAGATCGACAGCCGTGACGATGCTCTAACGGCAGCCCAGGCCATCGTGACTGCGATGGACGAGCCGATCATGCACAAGGGGCAACAACTGCCTCTCGGTGCCAGCGTCGGCGTTGCCTTTGCCCCGGACAACGGTTTGACGGGCGAAGACGTTTTGCAGGCCGCCGATCTGGCGCTTTATGATGCCAAAGCGCGCGGTCGCCGCGGCGCATCATTGTTCGACCCTGCAATGCAGGAACAAGTGCAGGAGCGCCGCAGTATGGAGCTCGACCTGCGCGCGGCGCTCAGGCGCGGCGAGCTGGCGGTTCACTATCAACCATTGCTCGACGCCCAATCCGGTAACACTGCCGGATACGAAGCACTGCTGCGCTGGCAACATCCAGAACGCGGCATGATCCCGCCAGACGTATTCATTCCGATTGCCGAAGATACCGGCGACATCATTCCGATTGGCGCTTGGGTACTGCGCGAAGCCTTGATGGAAGCCAGCAGCTGGCCCGAAGACCTGTTTATTTCCGTAAACCTATCGCCCATGCAGATGCGCGATGAGGGGCTGATCAACACAATCGTTGGTGCGTTGGCCTCCAGCGGCGTAGCGCCCGGACGGTTGGAGCTCGAAATTACCGAAACTACGCTGATGACCGACAGCGAGGAAAATCTGTCCTTGCTGCACAAGATTCGCGGTCTGGGCGTCAACATCGCGCTCGATGATTTCGGTACCGGCTATTCATCGCTGAATTATTTGCGCAGTTTCCCGTTCGACAAGATCAAGATCGACCGCTGCTTTGTTGCTGACCTTTCAAAGGGGGACGACAGCGAAGCCATCGTACAAGCTGTGATCGGCCTGGCGACGAAGCTCAACATGCGTACAACGGCAGAGGGGGTCGAAAACGAAGATCAGTTCGCCAACCTGCGCGAGCAAGGCTGTAGTCAGGTCCAAGGCTTCCTGTTCAGCCGTGCCAAGCCGGCCAATCAGCTACCTCACGCGGGCAAACGGGCCGACTTCGCCACCCGCGCTGCTGAAGTGGCAAAGCTGGACGTAAAGAAGCGCAAACCTGCTGCGAATCGCAAACGCAAGACGGGCTAGCGCTTAGACTTTCGAAACAATACTTTCAGGCAGGTCGACGTTGAACACACGCTGATAATACTCGGCCACCAACATCCGCTCCGCTTCGTCACATTTGTTGAGGAAGCTAAGCCGGAAGGCGAAGCCGATATCCTTGAATATATCAGCATTCTGCGCCCATGTTATGACCGTACGCGGGCTCATCACCGTCGAGATATCACCGTTGATGAAGCCCTGACGGGTCAGTTCTGCAACGCGGACCATCTTGGTCACATCGTCAGGCTTGGTCTCCGGCGACTTGGCGAGAACAATCTTCTGCTCCGTTTCCTCGGGCAGATAGTTGAGGCCTACAACGATATTCCAACGGTCCATCTGACCTTGGTTGATCGCTTGCGTGCCATGATAAAGCCCACTTGTATCGCCCAACCCGACCGTATTGGCTGTCGCAAATAGACGAAAATGCGGATCAGGGCGGATAACACGGTTCTGATCGAGCAGCGTCAGCTTGCCTTCGGTCTCCAGCACACGCTGGATCACGAACATCACGTCGGGACGGCCCGCGTCATATTCGTCAAACACTAGCGCGGTCGGTGTCTGCAATGCCCAGGGGAGCAAGCCCTCGCGGAATTCGGTAACCTGCAAGCCATCGCGCAGCACAATCGCATCGCGGCCCACCAGATCGATCCGGCTAATATGCGCATCGAGATTGATCCGTACGCAAGGCCAATTGAGCCGCGCCGCAACCTGTTCGATATGGGTCGATTTACCCGTGCCGTGATAACCTTGAACCATCACCCGGCGATTGAAAGCAAAGCCTGCCAGAATGGCCAGCGTGGTGTCAGGGTCGAAGACATAGCCTTCGTCCAGATCGGGTACACGGCTGTCGGCTTTCGAGAAGGCAGGCACCTTCATATCGATATCGATTCCAAACGTCTCGCGAACGCTGATTTCGGTATCGGGAGCGGCTAGGACGGTCTTGTCGCCGTGGCTGGTGTTTGTCATGTCATTCATTGCATGGTCGGTTAGCGGGGCAAATGCGTTGCTGCAAGCCACTGATCGCGTATATATCTTGATGAACATGGCCGCGCCCTCCCCTTCAGATTTCATCCGCAAACAGCTGGTCCAGCAGGTTCGCGCGGTTTTCAATGATCAAGCCAAGGGACAGCAGCCCGTCGGCCTGTCTGAAAATGCGCTGTTCGAGAAGGATACGCCGATCCGCATGGTCCATGCTGATGTGGTCGGGATGATGGCAGGCGGAATGTCAGCCTTGCTGCTGCAGATGTTGCACCCGAGCGCCTTGCAAGGTGTACTCGATCATTCCGATTTCCGGAACGATATGCTGGGCCGGCTGCGGCGCACCGCGCGCTTTATTGCGGTCACGACATTTGGCGACCGGGATGCTGCCATGGCAGCAATTGAGCGCGTCAATCGCATCCACGCCGCAGTTGGCGGCACACTCCCCGACGGTTCAACATATGCCGCGACCGATCCTCAGGTACTCGCCTGGGTCCACGCCTGCGAAGCCACCAGCTTTCTGGATGCCTATATCCGCTATGCCAAACCCGCCATGCCGCAAGCCGAGCAAGACGAATACTTCCGCCAATTTGCCGAGATTGCCCGCGCGTTGGGTGCCGACCCCGTGCCCGAAACCCGGCGTGAAGCGCAGCAATTCATACAGTCCATGCGTCCAAAGCTAACAGTTACCAAAGCAACGCATGAAATCGCCAACCTAGTGCTGTCAGAACGCACGCCCGGAACGCCATTGGCGGCTCAAAGAATGCTTGGCACCGCAGCAGCCGACCTGCTGCCAAATTTTGCGAAAAACAAACTGGGCCTCGAGCGGTCCATCATTCGCACCGGGCCAGCACGGCTCGCAACGGGAGTGATGGCAGGAACCCTTCGCTGGGCGTTCCGGCAGAGGTAATATTGTCGCCTCAATTCAGGGATAGAATCAGACAGTCAACTGCAGAGATAGGAGCGTTTCTAATGGCGTATATCGAAGGTTTCTTGGTCCCGGTTCCCGAATCCCGTAAAGACGAATATCTGGATATGGCGCGCAAATCTGCACCCATGTTCACTGACTGCGGCGCAACCCGCATCGTCGAATGCTGGGGCGATGATCTGATGAAGGGTGAGCACACCGATTTCTTCGGAGCTGTTAAAGCTGAAGAAGGAGAGAATGTCGTCTTCTCTTGGATCGAATATCCCGACAAGCAGACCCGCGACGAAGCCTATAAGAAGATGGAAGAACACCCAGACGCGCAATTGATGCAAGAGATGCCGTTTGATGGCAAACGCATTGTCTTCTCAGGCTTCGCGCCAATCTTCGACACCGCGGGCAAACTCGCATGACTGGGAAGAGATAATGGCCGACTACACATTCTTCACCAATCCGATGAGCCGCGGCCAGATCGCACGCTGGGCTTTGCACGAGGCCAAGGCGGATTATGACGCCACATTGGTCGATTGGGCGGACAAACCCCAATCGCTGCTCGACGCCAATCCCATGGGTAAGGTGCCGACCCTAGTCCACCATCACGGCGATCATGATCACGTCATCTCCGAAGGGGCTGCGATTTGCGCGTATCTGGCCGATACTGAACGCGGCGGCGAACTTGCGCCGCGCGAACATGAGCGTGCCGCCTATTACCGCGGGCTGTTCTTTGCTTCCGGGCCGGTCGAGCAAGCCGTCGTGGCGAAGGCTATGGGCTGGAAAGTGCCTGATGACCGCGAGATGATGGCTGGATTTGGCAACATTCGGCGCGCGATGGATATGTTGGCCATGCTCGTTTCACAATCAGACTATGTCTGCGGGGACCGCTTCACCATGGCTGATGTCTATGTCGGCAGTCAGGTCGACTGGGGCCTGCAATTCGGAAGCATTCCGGAGCGTCCGGAATTCACGGCCTATGCTGATCGGCTCCGTGCGCGCCCTGCCTATGGTGAAGCCAAAGCAATCGATATGAAACTGATCGAAGAGGCGCAAACCGACTCCTAAGTCAGCGACGCTCGACGCAAGATCTGCTCAGCCCTTCGTCCGTGCATATTGCACTGCAAAAGCGAGTAAGTTTACAGATGTAGTCCGTCAAGCCAGAGCGCGGCTTGCTTTCAAGAGGTTATACGCCTCCACCACGCGGCCTAGGCGCGCTTCATAACTGCGATCGCCGCCATTGCGGTCAGGGTGATAGCGACGCACCAGTTCGGCATAGCGTTTGCGCAACTGTGTGCGGTCAATCTGCGTACCGAGGCCCATAGCTTCCAGCGCTTTGTCTTCCTCCGCTGAAAAACGCCGGACGTTACCGCGATTTGCGCCGCTCGCAGCTTGCCGTTTTATGCTGGCCGAGCGCGCGCCGATGGCATCGAGTGGATCCTTGAAATTGGCCCAATTCGGCATTCCGTCGATGCCCGCGTCGGGTTTGAAGGCGCGCGTTTCAGTTTCCCAGCCCGCGGTGGGCGATTGGGCAGCGATTATCTCATCCGCTTCCATTCCGGCGAACCAATCATAGCCTGCGTTGAATTCGCGAACATGATCAAGGCAGTACCAGCGCCAACTGCCCGGACCGTCGAAACCCGGGCCGCGGCCACCAGGCGCGCGGAATTCGCCACCCTCGCGGCAGCCGGGACGTTCGCAGAGTCTGCCTTCGGGATCGTGACGGCCATGGAATCTTGATTGTTTCATTGTCCTTTAGGATGGGGATGCCCACGTGATAAGGGAACCCCGAAGAGGAACGAAATTGATGGCAAGCATCGCAAATGAGATGGAAAACCTGTTGCGCGAGGCGTTTTCGCCTTCTTTACTGGATGTAATCAACGATAGCGCAAAGCACTCTGGCCATTCCGGCGACGACGGCAGCGGCGAATCGCACTTCACAATCGTGATCGAAAGCGCTGCCTTCACAGGCAAGAGCAGGCTCGAGCGTCAGCGAATGGTCAACGCCGCGCTTGGCGATATTCCCGGCGGCCGAGTCCATGCACTTGCAATCAAGGCCAGCGCTCCGCAAACTGCGGCAT comes from Altererythrobacter sp. ZODW24 and encodes:
- a CDS encoding DNA recombination protein RmuC, which gives rise to MDPLIITIIVLIVGLALGGGIGWFVGGRPVAEWKTRHEERDSEAKKLSEDVARMAPELATMSERAARADTLAENLDKTREELTALKTQAAGFDEQKRALIDTREQMLKEFQNTGAAVLGKAQEAFLERANEKFGDTEKTNKAAVAALLEPVNQRLKSYEDQVTNLEKQRVDSFGQLTGLIENMRLGQEEVRREAQRLGNSLTNAPKARGRWGERALQNVLEQCGLSQHTDFDLEQSIDTEEGRLRPDAIVNVPGQKKLVIDAKVSLNAYQEAFEADDDDVRKVALSAHAKSMRNHVQQLGAKSYQSQFEEAPDYVVMFVPGEHFVSAALEADPELWDFAFKNGVLLASPTNLVAIARTIAQVWRQDQLADEAREIGRAGAELYSRLETASQHLKRVGSGLETAVGNYNKFVGSFERNVLSSGRRLADKGIEIGKREIEEVPLVESAPRYTSADVEKQHQLGTDETPEGASE
- the def gene encoding peptide deformylase, giving the protein MAIREILEVPDPRLKTVSTPVEKFDDELKVLVEDMFETMYDAPGIGLAAIQVGVPLRVLVIDLQEPDEDAEPEECGHDHGDGEGSHKHYPVKNDPRAFINPEILDPAEDLATYQEGCLSVPEIYADVDRPATCRVRYQDLDGKTHEEELDGLMATCIQHEMDHLEGILFIDHLSRLKKQMALKKLDKLRKAA
- the recR gene encoding recombination mediator RecR; translated protein: MASQEIETLAAALARLPGLGPRSARRAVLWLVKKRETALPAMVEALGAVRDNLVECTTCGNVDTRDPCGICSDNRRDQKSLCVVEDVADLWALDRAKLFTGRYHVLGGRLSALDGVRPEDLSIDTLIGRVAEGGIDEVVLAMNATLEGQTTAHYIAERLEDRPVRITQLAHGLPVGGELDYLDEGTLAQALRARRPV
- the fmt gene encoding methionyl-tRNA formyltransferase, with amino-acid sequence MRIIFMGTPDFAVPTLTALHEAGHTVVAAYTQPPRRAGRGKKLQPSPVQIAAENLGIAVRCPTSLKSEEAQAEFAECAPDIAVVAAYGMILPQAVLDIPAHGCLNVHASLLPAWRGAAPIQRSILAGDAETGVTIMQMEAGLDTGPMLATARTPIEDKTAGGLTEELAEIGAQLMVSTLAELATLSAMAQNDQAASHAPKIDKAEAKIDFSQSANIIERQIRAFAPFPGAWFELDGERIKVLAAEVTASGGDAGTTLDDQLTIACGTSAIRPARIQRAGKPVMDAADFLRGKQVPAGTKLG
- the truA gene encoding tRNA pseudouridine(38-40) synthase TruA, whose protein sequence is MTRFALTLEFDGTPFLGLQRQDQGLTVQQVVEDAVRAITGDDARMHAAGRTDSGVHALAMRAHIDIEKPIDPFRLSEALNSVMRPRPVAVTHCEVVADDWHARFSCVGRSYIYRIRNRRAPLTVEANRAWQISKPLDENAMQDAAQILVGRHDFTTFRSAHCQAPDPVKTLDRLDVRREGDLLLIEAEARSFLHHQVRSMVGCLSLVGIGSWDAKKMGQALAAKNRHELGLNAPPQGLYFVSASYPEE
- a CDS encoding M28 family peptidase, which produces MQKYLISGAIVLAAFGGFTGTAIANDGHAVTATAEAAATADEGRLEADVNFLADDSLEGREAGSATYAMAAGYVAGQFAAIGVKQGGDNGTYFQNVPLITGKSTGAEDAGLILTGKDLPDDLAFGDDFVSYGKIGTSGEIEGELVFVGFGFAAEGYEQNDFEGVDLKGKIAVVLRGAPSGLNSEERAHFRSTQNERLSERGAIGRMMLFTPKSSAQFPFSVVKRFVSGSTSMNWATPEGTSFSSSPNIQASAILSPELSEKLFEGQQVSWEDLTKFEADELASVASFDMGVTAKVSWGSTSELTTSPNVVGYIPGTDPALADEYVIVTAHLDHTGVDDDHGTYPEPKDGEEEAPELIDSLNNGAMDNATGTASMLEVARLMVNNPARRPILFVALTAEEKGLVGSDYMARNPLPMGGKPVANINLDMPIVTYELKDVVAFGAERSTMIGPIEAAVEAAGMKLSPDPVPEQGLFTRSDQYSFVQQGVPSLFLVTGHGGDGAAAQADFLENHYHKPSDEVGLIDFTQLKRFTDVNHDITRSVANMDERPVWLKGDFFGKSFGGEMQE